From a single Pleurodeles waltl isolate 20211129_DDA chromosome 10, aPleWal1.hap1.20221129, whole genome shotgun sequence genomic region:
- the LOC138262206 gene encoding cis-aconitate decarboxylase-like, with the protein MLLSTFQRTKPVLSLSRRTHTAALEALEGSPLEKVVTSSFASFIHGVQLDHLSQAVRHRSKRMILDSIGVGLVGSTTHVFDIALRYCQDLYRSSETSSVYGRRGLRLCPTLAAYSNGVATHAMDFDDTWHPATHPSGALLPALLATSQMLPVGSRPSGADLLLAFNVGIEVQGRLMSFSSEASNIPKRFHPPSVVGTMGSAAATAKLLSLNKDQCTHALAIAASLAGAPMANAATLAKPLHIGNATRLGMEAALLAARGMEANPLILDDVPGCSGFSAFYGNYQPSTLATPGEDYSFLLEKQDIAFKRFPAHLGMHWVADAAISVRNRLINLMCSFNPSAIQTILLRVPVSKYINRPFPESEHQARHSFQFNACTALLDGEVGISSFSEDNLMRPGLINLLEKVMLEHPKDNVANFDKMYGEVALLLEDGTILSGRCDTFYGHWRKPLSQDSLHEKFRSNAVHVLHKDQAEAIIEMVEDIERLEDSSSLASSLQ; encoded by the exons CCCTGGAAGGGTCCCCCCTGGAGAAGGTGGTCACTAGCAGCTTTGCTTCTTTCATCCATGGAGTGCAGTTGGATCACCTGTCCCAAGCTGTGCGACACCGCAGCAAGCGCATGATCCTGGACAGCATCGGAGTTGGACTGGTGGGAAGCACCACGCATGTGTTCGACATCGCCCTGCGGTACTGTCAG GACCTGTATCGCTCTTCTGAAACCAGCTCCGTTTACGGACGACGTGGACTGCGGCTCTGCCCCACCCTGGCTGCATACTCCAATGGAGTGGCG ACTCATGCCATGGACTTTGATGACACCTGGCACCCTGCCACCCACCCCTCTGGCGCTCTGTTGCCCGCCCTCTTGGCTACTTCTCAGATGCTGCCTGTGGGTTCAAGGCCCAGTGGTGCAGACCTCCTGCTGGCATTTAACGTAGGCATCGAGGTGCAAGGAAGACTCATGAGTTTCTCCAGTGAGGCCAGCAACATCCCAAAGAG GTTTCACCCTCCCTCTGTGGTTGGCACCatgggcagtgctgctgcgacagcCAAGCTTCTTTCCTTGAATAAGGACCAATGCACCCATGCTCTGGCAATCGCCGCTTCCCTGGCAGGGGCACCCATGGCCAATGCAGCTACCCTTGCCAAGCCTCTACACATTGGCAATGCCACCCGCCTTGGGATGGAAGCAGCACTTCTGGCTGCCCGTGGGATGGAGGCCAACCCTCTCATCCTGGATGATGTGCCCGGCTGCTCAGGGTTCAGTGCTTTCTATGGTAACTACCAGCCCTCAACCCTGGCAACGCCAGGTGAGGACTACAGTTTCCTCCTGGAGAAGCAAGACATCGCCTTCAAGCGATTCCCTGCGCACTTGGGCATGCACTGGGTCGCAGACGCTGCCATCTCAGTTAGGAACCGACTCATCAATCTCATGTGTTCCTTCAATCCTTCCGCCATACAGACAATTCTTCTCAGGGTCCCAGTGTCTAAGTATATCAACAGGCCCTTCCCTGAGTCCGAACACCAGGCCCGACACTCGTTCCAATTTAACGCTTGCACCGCCCTCCTGGACGGAGAAGTGGGCATCTCTTCTTTCTCTGAGGACAACCTCATGAGACCTGGCCTGATCAACCTGCTGGAGAAGGTGATGCTGGAACATCCCAAAGACAATGTGGCCAATTTTGACAAGATGTACGGAGAGGTGGCCCTTCTGCTGGAGGATGGGACTATCCTGTCGGGACGGTGCGATACCTTCTACGGACACTGGAGGAAGCCACTCAGCCAAGACTCGCTCCATGAGAAGTTCCGCTCCAATGCTGTCCATGTGCTGCACAAAGACCAGGCTGAGGCCATCATTGAGATGGTGGAAGATATCGAGCGCCTGGAAGACAGCTCAAGTCTGGCCTCCTCCCTGCAATAG